From the Brassica napus cultivar Da-Ae chromosome A8, Da-Ae, whole genome shotgun sequence genome, one window contains:
- the LOC106382361 gene encoding cytochrome P450 71B2-like isoform X2, whose translation MLQPTKHPRLRKTLLRFQRRQLRAVRYIREEESYLMVKKVSESALKRSPVDLNKTFFSLTASIICRVALGLNFHESGFVIDQEKIEDLVTEVGEVLGTFTFSDYFPGALGSFVDWLFQRHKKINKVVEELDAFYQHVIDEHLKAEGRKNLDIVSLMLDMIDKQGSEDYFKLDMDNVKAIIMDVFLAGIDTGATTMIWAMTELVRNPNVMKKAQENIRATLGHKRERITEEDLGKVDYMTFIIKETFRLHPPVPFLLPRETMSHVKIQGYDIPPKTQIKVNVWTIGRDPKRWTDPEDFIPERFEDSSVDFRGQHFELLPFGSGRRICPAMAMGTATVELGLMNLLYFFDWGLPDGMNIEEFDMEEADNPTYVKKLPLQLVPFQRH comes from the exons ATGTTGCAGCCGACCAAACACCCTCGTCTCCGGAAAACTCTCTTACGGTTTCAAAGACGTCAACTTCGCGCCGTACG GTatataagagaagaagagagttacttgatggtgaagaaagTATCCGAATCGGCTTTGAAACGATCTCCTGTGGATCTAAACAAAACTTTCTTCTCTCTCACGGCAAGCATCATCTGTAGAGTGGCCTTAGGACTGAACTTCCACGAGAGCGGCTTCGTTATCGACCAAGAAAAGATCGAAGACCTTGTTACCGAAGTAGGGGAAGTTCTAGGGACGTTCACTTTCTCTGACTACTTCCCTGGTGCACTTGGAAGCTTCGTGGACTGGTTGTTTCAACGGCACAAGAAGATCAACAAAGTCGTTGAAGAGCTTGATGCTTTTTACCAACACGTGATTGATGAACACTTGAAGGCAGAAGGAAggaaaaatctggatattgtTTCCTTGATGTTGGATATGATTGATAAACAAGGAAGTGAAGACTATTTCAAACTCGATATGGATAACGTCAAGGCAATCATCATG GATGTATTTCTCGCGGGGATAGATACAGGCGCCACAACTATGATATGGGCGATGACCGAGCTCGTTAGAAACCCTAACGTGATGAAGAAGGCTCAAGAAAATATCCGAGCCACCCTAGGGCACAAAAGGGAGAGAATCACTGAAGAAGACCTAGGAAAAGTTGATTACATGACGTTTATAATCAAGGAAACATTCAGGTTACACCCACCGGTTCCATTTTTGCTCCCAAGGGAAACAATGTCCCACGTCAAGATTCAAGGCTATGACATTCCTCCTAAAACGCAGATCAAAGTTAATGTATGGACAATCGGACGTGACCCGAAGCGTTGGACCGACCCTGAAGATTTTATTCCTGAACGGTTTGAAGATAGTTCTGTAGATTTTAGAGGACAACATTTTGAGTTGTTACCGTTTGGTTCCGGTAGGAGGATTTGTCCTGCCATGGCAATGGGGACTGCTACCGTGGAGCTAGGGTTGATGAACTTGCTTTACTTTTTCGATTGGGGATTGCCTGATGGTATGAACATTGAAGAGtttgatatggaagaagctGACAATCCCACGTATGTCAAGAAACTACCTCTTCAACTTGTGCCCTTTCAACGCCATTAG
- the LOC106382361 gene encoding cytochrome P450 71B2-like isoform X1 translates to MAVLLYFLLVSLLALVSSIFLTNLKNSKLNLPPSPSSLPIIGNLHHFAGCPSRYFHSLSIKYGPVMLLRLGFLRVVVISSSEAAEEVLKTHDMECCSRPNTLVSGKLSYGFKDVNFAPYGEYWREMRKLVVIELFSLKKVQSFRYIREEESYLMVKKVSESALKRSPVDLNKTFFSLTASIICRVALGLNFHESGFVIDQEKIEDLVTEVGEVLGTFTFSDYFPGALGSFVDWLFQRHKKINKVVEELDAFYQHVIDEHLKAEGRKNLDIVSLMLDMIDKQGSEDYFKLDMDNVKAIIMDVFLAGIDTGATTMIWAMTELVRNPNVMKKAQENIRATLGHKRERITEEDLGKVDYMTFIIKETFRLHPPVPFLLPRETMSHVKIQGYDIPPKTQIKVNVWTIGRDPKRWTDPEDFIPERFEDSSVDFRGQHFELLPFGSGRRICPAMAMGTATVELGLMNLLYFFDWGLPDGMNIEEFDMEEADNPTYVKKLPLQLVPFQRH, encoded by the exons ATGGCTGTCTTGCTCTATTTCCTCTTAGTTTCTCTTCTTGCTCTTGTTTCATCAATCTTTCTTACAAACCTTAAAAACTCAAAACTCAATCTTCCTCCTAGCCCTTCATCTCTTCCAATCATCGGAAACTTACACCATTTCGCAGGATGTCCCAGCAGATATTTTCACAGCCTCTCCATCAAATACGGACCAGTGATGCTTCTCCGTCTAGGGTTTCTTCGAGTGGTTGTGATCTCATCGAGTGAAGCAGCTGAAGAAGTGCTCAAAACCCATGACATGGAATGTTGCAGCCGACCAAACACCCTCGTCTCCGGAAAACTCTCTTACGGTTTCAAAGACGTCAACTTCGCGCCGTACGGTGAGTACTGGCGCGAGATGCGGAAGCTGGTGGTCATCGAGCTTTTCAGTCTTAAGAAGGTTCAGTCTTTTAGGTatataagagaagaagagagttacttgatggtgaagaaagTATCCGAATCGGCTTTGAAACGATCTCCTGTGGATCTAAACAAAACTTTCTTCTCTCTCACGGCAAGCATCATCTGTAGAGTGGCCTTAGGACTGAACTTCCACGAGAGCGGCTTCGTTATCGACCAAGAAAAGATCGAAGACCTTGTTACCGAAGTAGGGGAAGTTCTAGGGACGTTCACTTTCTCTGACTACTTCCCTGGTGCACTTGGAAGCTTCGTGGACTGGTTGTTTCAACGGCACAAGAAGATCAACAAAGTCGTTGAAGAGCTTGATGCTTTTTACCAACACGTGATTGATGAACACTTGAAGGCAGAAGGAAggaaaaatctggatattgtTTCCTTGATGTTGGATATGATTGATAAACAAGGAAGTGAAGACTATTTCAAACTCGATATGGATAACGTCAAGGCAATCATCATG GATGTATTTCTCGCGGGGATAGATACAGGCGCCACAACTATGATATGGGCGATGACCGAGCTCGTTAGAAACCCTAACGTGATGAAGAAGGCTCAAGAAAATATCCGAGCCACCCTAGGGCACAAAAGGGAGAGAATCACTGAAGAAGACCTAGGAAAAGTTGATTACATGACGTTTATAATCAAGGAAACATTCAGGTTACACCCACCGGTTCCATTTTTGCTCCCAAGGGAAACAATGTCCCACGTCAAGATTCAAGGCTATGACATTCCTCCTAAAACGCAGATCAAAGTTAATGTATGGACAATCGGACGTGACCCGAAGCGTTGGACCGACCCTGAAGATTTTATTCCTGAACGGTTTGAAGATAGTTCTGTAGATTTTAGAGGACAACATTTTGAGTTGTTACCGTTTGGTTCCGGTAGGAGGATTTGTCCTGCCATGGCAATGGGGACTGCTACCGTGGAGCTAGGGTTGATGAACTTGCTTTACTTTTTCGATTGGGGATTGCCTGATGGTATGAACATTGAAGAGtttgatatggaagaagctGACAATCCCACGTATGTCAAGAAACTACCTCTTCAACTTGTGCCCTTTCAACGCCATTAG
- the LOC106382360 gene encoding LOW QUALITY PROTEIN: cytochrome P450 71B2 (The sequence of the model RefSeq protein was modified relative to this genomic sequence to represent the inferred CDS: substituted 1 base at 1 genomic stop codon): MAILLCFFLVSLLTLLTSICLKRMTNSKLNLPPSPSSLPIIGNLHHLAGLPHRCFHNLSIKHGPVMLLRLGSVPVVVISSSEAAEAVLKTHDLECCSRPKTVGTGKLSYGFKDINFGPYGEYWREMRKLVVTELFSLRKVQSFRYIREEESDFMVKKVSESALKQSSVDLNKTFFSLAASVICRVALGQNIQERGFLIDQERIEELVTEAAEALGSFTFSDFFPGALGRFVDWLFQRHKKINKVFEDLDVFYQQVIDEHLKPEGRKNQDIISLILDMIDKQASEDSFKLDIDNVKAVLMDIFLAGVDTSAITMIXVMTELARNPRVMKKAQENIRATLGLKRERITEEDLGKVDYLKLVIKETFRLHPPVPLLLPRETMSHVKIQGYDIPPKTQIQVNVWTIGRDPKRWTDPEDFNPERFTDSSVDFRGQHFDLIPFGSGRRVCPAMVLGIATVELGLMNLLYYFDWKLPDGMKVGDIDMEEAGILSTVKKQPLELVPLRRH, translated from the exons ATGGCTATcttgctctgtttcttcttggTTTCGCTTCTTACTCTCTTAACATCAATCTGTCTTAAAAGGATGACAAACTCAAAACTCAATCTTCCTCCTAGCCCTTCAAGTCTTCCAATCATTGGAAACTTGCATCATCTTGCAGGACTGCCTCATCGATGTTTTCATAACCTCTCCATCAAACACGGACCGGTGATGCTTCTCCGTCTAGGGTCTGTTCCAGTGGTTGTGATCTCATCGAGTGAAGCAGCTGAAGCAGTTCTCAAAACACACGACTTGGAATGTTGCAGCCGACCAAAGACTGTAGGGACCGGAAAACTCTCTTACGGTTTCAAAGACATTAATTTCGGACCGTACGGTGAGTACTGGCGGGAGATGCGGAAACTCGTGGTCACCGAGCTTTTCAGTCTTAGAAAAGTTCAATCATTCAGGTAcataagagaagaagagagtgacTTCATGGTGAAGAAAGTATCAGAATCCGCTTTGAAACAATCTTCCGTGGATCTAAACAAAACTTTCTTCTCCCTCGCCGCAAGTGTAATTTGTAGAGTAGCTTTAGGACAGAACATCCAGGAGAGAGGCTTCCTTATCGACCAAGAAAGGATCGAAGAGCTTGTTACCGAAGCAGCGGAAGCTCTAGGGAGTTTCACTTTCTCTGACTTCTTCCCTGGTGCACTTGGAAGATTCGTGGACTGGTTGTTTCAACGACACAAGAAGATCAACAAAGTCTTTGAAGATCTTGATGTTTTTTACCAGCAAGTTATTGATGAGCACTTGAAGCCAGAAGGAAGGAAAAATCAAGATATTATTTCCTTGATATTGGATATGATCGATAAACAAGCAAGTGAAGATTCTTTCAAACTCGATATCGATAATGTCAAGGCAGTCCTCATG GATATATTTCTCGCGGGGGTTGATACAAGCGCCATAACTATGATTTGAGTGATGACCGAGCTCGCTAGAAACCCTCGTGTGATGAAGAAAGCTCAAGAAAACATTCGAGCCACCCTAGGGCTCAAAAGGGAGAGAATCACTGAAGAAGACCTAGGAAAGGTTGATTACTTGAAGCTTGTAATAAAGGAAACATTCAGGTTACACCCACCGGTTCCACTTTTGCTCCCAAGGGAAACAATGTCTCACGTCAAGATCCAAGGCTACGACATTCCTCCCAAAACACAAATTCAAGTTAATGTATGGACCATAGGACGTGACCCCAAGCGTTGGACCGACCCTGAAGATTTCAACCCTGAACGGTTCACTGATAGTTCTGTAGATTTTAGAGGACAACACTTTGACTTAATACCGTTTGGTTCTGGTCGAAGGGTATGTCCTGCGATGGTACTGGGGATTGCTACCGTGGAGTTAGGCCTGATGAATTTGCTTTACTATTTTGATTGGAAATTGCCTGATGGAATGAAAGTTGGAGACATTGATATGGAAGAAGCTGGCATTCTCAGCACTGTCAAGAAACAACCTCTTGAACTTGTGCCCCTTCGACGCCATTAA
- the LOC106382363 gene encoding proteasome subunit beta type-5-B encodes MKLDTSGFETSMPTIGFGSSNDMLDGFTTVPSFDLPRTTDFDGFQKEAVQMVKPAKGTTTLAFIFKEGVMVAADSRASMGGYISSQSVKKIIEINPYMLGTMAGGAADCQFWHRNLGIKCRLHELANKRRISVSGASKLLANMLYSYRGMGLSVGTMIAGWDETGPGLYYVDNEGGRLKGDRFSVGSGSPYAYGVLDSGYKFDMSVEEASELARRSIYHATFRDGASGGVASVYHVGPNGWKKLSGDDVGELHYHYYPVPPSTAEQVMEEAAAE; translated from the exons ATGAAGCTTGATACTAGTGGGTTCGAGACATCCATGCCTACGATTGGATTCGGGTCGAGCAACGATATGCTTGATGGGTTTACTACTGTGCCCTCCTTTGACCTTCCCCGCACTACTGAT TTCGATGGGTTTCAGAAAGAAGCAGTACAGATGGTGAAGCCAGCGAAAGGAACAACCACGCTGGCTTTCATCTTCAAAGAAGGTGTTATGGTCGCTGCTGACTCTCGTGCTAGCATGGGTGGATATATCT CGTCACAATCTGTGAAGAAGATTATTGAAATCAATCCTTATATGCTTGGTACAATGGCTGGAGGAGCTGCTGATTGTCAATTCTGGCACCGTAATCTTGGAATTAAG TGCCGTCTACATGAGCTGGCAAACAAGAGGAGAATATCTGTTTCCGGAGCTTCAAAACTTCTAGCAAACATGCTCTACTCATACCGTGGAATGGGACTTTCCGTCGGCACAATGATTGCTGGATGGGACGAAACT GGTCCTGGACTATACTATGTGGACAACGAAGGAGGAAGGCTCAAGGGAGACAGGTTTTCAGTCGGTTCTGGTTCACCATACGCTTATGGTGTACTTGACAGCGG GTACAAATTCGATATGTCAGTTGAAGAAGCATCTGAGTTAGCAAGGAGATCAATCTACCATGCGACATTCCGTGATGGAGCTAGTGGTGGAGTTGCTAGCG TGTACCACGTGGGTCCTAATGGATGGAAGAAACTGTCGGGAGATGATGTTGGGGAGCTACACTATCACTACTACCCTGTGCCACCATCCACTGCCGAACAAGTCATGGAGGAAGCGGCCGCCGAGTAA
- the LOC106382362 gene encoding uncharacterized protein LOC106382362 has translation MSYHHYETNPHLVQFSSQDQHPGGPSTSWPSPDHHQNPQAHPVAPSGPRIKTRGRHQSEPPELIHEPPSSRPMPLRPEEPLPPRRNPNPGRPSLLSPEDQQRPQPNGGHGPEPTPWRTAPTRPTHHQQGPKRTKPMKLPATVCCAILLVILILSGLVLLLVYLSNRPHTPYFAIAAANLNSANLEMGYVLNGDLAVVVNFTNPSKKRSVDFSYIMFELYFYNTLIATQRIEPFIVPKGMSMFTSFHLVSSQVPIQMIQSQELQLQLGTGPVLLNLRGTFHARSNVGSLMRYSYWLHTRCSISLKNPPLGYMRARRCITKR, from the coding sequence ATGTCTTATCACCACTATGAAACCAACCCTCATCTTGTTCAGTTTTCCTCGCAGGATCAACATCCCGGTGGTCCCTCTACCTCATGGCCCTCTCCGGACCACCACCAGAACCCACAGGCTCATCCTGTTGCTCCATCAGGGCCTAGAATAAAGACTAGAGGTCGCCACCAGAGTGAGCCACCTGAACTTATTCATGAGCCGCCTTCCTCAAGACCCATGCCACTGAGGCCAGAAGAACCGTTACCACCACGCCGTAATCCAAACCCTGGTAGGCCATCGCTATTGAGCCCTGAAGATCAACAACGACCTCAACCCAACGGTGGCCATGGACCTGAACCAACTCCATGGAGGACGGCTCCAACACGACCAACGCACCATCAACAAGGTCCAAAGAGGACCAAACCCATGAAACTACCGGCTACAGTCTGCTGCGCAATTCTCTTAGTCATCCTGATTCTCTCCGGCCTCGTCCTCCTCCTCGTCTACCTCAGCAACCGTCCACACACACCCTACTTCGCCATCGCAGCAGCTAACCTAAACTCGGCGAATCTCGAAATGGGTTACGTTCTAAACGGAGATCTCGCGGTTGTGGTAAACTTCACAAACCCAAGCAAGAAGAGAAGTGTCGACTTCAGCTACATCATGTTCGAGCTCTACTTTTACAACACGCTCATAGCAACACAGCGCATCGAGCCGTTCATTGTTCCAAAGGGAATGTCCATGTTCACGAGCTTCCATCTCGTGAGCAGTCAGGTCCCTATTCAAATGATTCAGAGCCAGGAGCTGCAGTTACAGCTCGGAACAGGTCCTGTGTTGTTGAACCTGAGAGGAACGTTCCACGCTCGCTCGAACGTTGGGTCGTTGATGAGATACTCTTATTGGTTGCACACGCGTTGCAGCATCTCGTTGAAGAATCCTCCTTTAGGGTACATGCGAGCAAGAAGATGCATTACAAAACGCTAG
- the LOC106382358 gene encoding pentatricopeptide repeat-containing protein At1g13040, mitochondrial, which produces MHKTLGAVRLAYRSRIAYLVKSGTIDNAAQVFDEMRHSSYRVFSCDYNRFIGVLVKDSRFELAEALYKDMTPMGFSLIPFTYSRFISGLCKVKNFDLIDALLRDMEALGYIPDVWAFNIYLDLLCRELKVGFAVQTFFCMVRRGREPDVVSYTILINGLFRAGKVTDAVEIWNVMIRSGVGPDNKACAALVVGLCHARRVDLAYEMVADEIKSGRVKLGTVVYNALISGFCRAGRIEKAEALKSFMSKSGCEPDLVTYNVLLNFYYDNNMVKKAEGVMGEMVRSGIQPDVYSYNQLLKRRCRVGHPDKGYSFMVKEMEPRGLCDVVSYSTLIETFCRASNTKKAYKLFEEMRQKGIATNVVTYTSLIKAFLREGNSSVAKKLLDQMTGLGLSPDRIFYTTILDHLCKSGNLDKAYGVFSDMIEHGIAPDAVSYNALISGLCRSCRVTEALKLFKDMQSKECCPDELTFKFIIGGLVRENKLSAAYEIWDQMMEKGFTLDRDVSDTLIKASCSVSADA; this is translated from the coding sequence ATGCATAAGACGCTGGGCGCAGTACGCCTCGCATACCGCTCGCGCATCGCTTACCTCGTGAAGTCAGGTACGATCGACAACGCAGCTCaggtgttcgacgaaatgcGTCACTCAAGCTACCGAGTTTTCTCTTGCGACTACAACCGTTTCATCGGGGTCTTGGTCAAGGACTCGAGATTCGAGCTTGCGGAGGCATTGTATAAGGATATGACGCCGATGGGCTTCTCCTTAATCCCCTTCACCTACTCGAGGTTTATCTCGGGTTTATGTAAAGTTAAAAACTTTGACCTCATTGACGCTCTTTTGAGGGACATGGAAGCTCTCGGATACATACCTGACGTATGGGCGTTCAACATTTACTTAGATCTGTTGTGTAGAGAGTTAAAAGTAGGTTTTGCTGTTCAGACATTCTTTTGTATGGTTAGGAGAGGTAGGGAGCCAGATGTTGTATCTTATACTATACTTATTAACGGGTTGTTTAGAGCTGGTAAGGTCACTGACGCGGTTGAGATTTGGAATGTAATGATTCGTAGTGGGGTTGGTCCGGATAATAAAGCTTGTGCGGCTCTTGTTGTTGGGTTGTGTCACGCTCGGAGAGTTGACTTGGCTTATGAGATGGTGGCGGATGAGATCAAGAGCGGAAGAGTTAAGCTTGGTACTGTGGTTTACAATGCGTTGATTAGCGGGTTTTGTAGAGCGGGGAGGATAGAAAAGGCGGAGGCTTTGAAGTCGTTTATGAGTAAGAGTGGGTGTGAGCCGGATCTTGTTACGTACAATGTGTTGTTGAATTTTTATTATGATAACAATATGGTGAAGAAAGCGGAAGGGGTGATGGGGGAGATGGTGAGGAGTGGGATACAGCCTGATGTTTATAGTTATAACCAGTTGCTTAAGCGGCGGTGCAGGGTTGGTCATCCGGATAAAGGATATTCCTTCATGGTTAAAGAGATGGAGCCTAGAGGTTTATGTGATGTTGTCTCCTACAGCACTCTGATTGAGACATTCTGCAGGGCGTCAAATACTAAGAAGGCTTACAAGCTCTTCGAGGAAATGAGACAGAAGGGGATAGCGACAAATGTGGTGACGTACACGAGTCTTATCAAGGCTTTTCTCAGGGAAGGTAACTCTagtgttgcaaagaagcttctTGATCAGATGACGGGGTTAGGTCTGTCGCCAGATAGAATATTTTACACAACGATTCTGGACCATTTGTGTAAATCCGGGAATCTCGACAAGGCTTATGGAGTTTTCAGTGACATGATTGAGCATGGGATTGCACCGGATGCGGTTTCATACAACGCACTTATAAGTGGTCTCTGCAGGTCTTGTAGAGTAACTGAAGCGTTGAAATTGTTTAAGGACATGCAGAGTAAGGAATGTTGTCCTGATGAATTGACTTTTAAGTTCATTATTGGAGGACTCGTTCGAGAAAATAAACTATCGGCAGCCTACGAGATTTGGGATCAGATGATGGAGAAAGGTTTCACCCTTGATAGAGATGTGTCTGATACACTCATTAAGGCTAGCTGTTCAGTGAGTGCTGATGCGTAG
- the LOC106382364 gene encoding eukaryotic translation initiation factor 4B2, with the protein MSKPWGGIGASWADEAERADEEQAADEQSFPSLKEAATTTKSKKKKKMTLSEFTKGAGSGSVGMTREQMIQLPTGPRQRSEDEMQRGGIGGGFSSYGGGRSSGMSRGGDDSNGSWGGGGGGRRGYGGFDDDQRGSSRVSEFPQVSRADEVDDWGKGKKSVAAFDQGRQGRYGGLGSGGGSYAGGGGSGGSYGGGGGGSYGGGGGGSYGGGGGGGGSYGGGGGGGGSYGGGGGGGGSYGGGGGLSKADEIDNWGAGKSHSSLTKSSTFGSGPEPDRWARGVSSGGVQEERRRLVLEPRKVVVVDSGVSETQTDAKTSKPSPFGAARPREQVLAEKGLDWKKLDSDIEAKKGSSQTSAQSSRPSSSQSNRSESLASNNNVEKPRPKVNPFGDAKPREVLLEEQGKDWRKMDSELEHRSVDRPETEEERLLKEEIEELRKKLEKGAAIAPESKETQQESSDSDNHNLLREKEKDLELLIRELDDKVRFRPRAAERPGSGAGRTGSNYGERPHSRGGSVDESRSVESSMERPRSRGAGGGDDRRNFQGSKERGFFSNRNFDRSSTSRNGW; encoded by the exons ATGTCGAAGCCTTGGGGTGGAATCGGCGCTAGTTGGGCCGACGAGGCTGAACGCGCCGACGAAGAGCAGGCGGCGGATGAGCAGAGCTTCCCGAGTTTGAAGGAGGCTGCGACTACCACCAAGtccaagaagaaaaagaagatgacTTTATCAGAGTTCACCAAGGGAGCTGGAAGCGGTTCTGTTGGGATGACGAGGGAGCAGATGATTCAGCTTCCCACTGGTCCGAGGCAACGCTCCGAGGACGAAATGCAGCGTGGTGGTATTGGCGGTGGGTTCTCTTCTTACGGTGGAGGAAGGTCTAGTGGAATGTCGAGAGGTGGAGATGATTCTAATGGGTCTTggggcggtggtggtggtgggaggAGAGGTTATGGTGGGTTTGATGATGATCAGAGAGGCTCCTCTAGAGTTTCAGAGTTCCCACAAGTGTCTAGAGCTGATGAGGTTGATGATTGGGGGAAAGGGAAGAAGTCGGTTGCGGCGTTTGATCAGGGACGTCAAGGTCGTTATGGTGGTCTTGGAAGCGGTGGTGGTAGTTATGCAGGAGGAGGTGGTAGTGGTGGCAGTtatggaggaggaggtggtggcagttatggaggtggaggtggtggcAGTTAtggaggtggaggaggaggtggtggcaGTTAtggaggtggaggaggaggtggtggcagttatggaggtggtggaggaggtggtggCAGTTATGGAGGTGGAGGTGGCTTGTCTAAAGCTGATGAGATTGATAATTGGGGAGCTGGTAAGAGCCATTCGTCTCTCACAAAGTCATCTACATTTGGGTCAGGTCCAGAGCCTGACCGTTGGGCAAGAGGAGTCTCTTCAGGTGGTGTTCAAGAAGAGCGTCGTCGTCTTGTTCTTGAACCAAGaaaggttgttgttgttgatagtGGAGTGAGTGAGACTCAAACCGATGCGAAGACGAGTAAGCCGAGTCCATTCGGAGCAGCTAGACCGAGAGAGCAAGTTTTGGCGGAGAAAGGATTGGACTGGAAGAAACTTGACTCTGATATTGAGGCTAAGAAGGGGAGCTCTCAAACGAGCGCACAATCAAGCAGACCATCAAGTTCTCAGTCTAATAGGTCCGAGAGTTTAGCATCGAACAACAATGTGGAGAAACCGAGACCAAAGGTGAATCCTTTTGGAGATGCAAAGCCTCGGGAAGTGTTGTTGGAGGAGCAAGGGAAAGATTGGCGCAAGATGGATTCTGAACTCGAGCATCGCAGTGTTGACAG GCCTGAGACAGAAGAGGAGAGACTGTTGAAGGAAGAGATAGAAGAGCTACGGAAGAAGCTCGAGAAGGGAGCAGCCATCGCACCAGAGAGCAAGGAAACTCAACAAGAATCATCAGACAGTGATAACCATAATCTACTACGCGAGAAAGAGAAAGACCTGGAGTTGCTAATCCGTGAGCTGGACGACAAAGTGAGGTTCAGGCCAAGAGCAGCTGAGAGGCCTGGATCCGGTGCAGGCAGAACAGGTAGTAACTATGGTGAGAGACCACATTCCAGAGGTGGATCAGTTGATGAGTCTAGGAGTGTGGAATCATCCATGGAGAGACCGAGATCGCGTGGCGCAGGTGGTGGTGATGATAGAAGAAACTTCCAAGGAAGCAAGGAACGTGGTTTCTTCAGCAACAGGAACTTCGACAG ATCATCGACGTCTAGGAATGGGTGGTAG
- the LOC106382365 gene encoding uncharacterized protein LOC106382365 — MWWMMGEAGGHYCSKKTDSICGGVCSQETGRFFSFSRLCCALRGVDMKTYIFLLVIVPTCVLAGYIHGQKISYFLRPLWESPPKPFHDIPHYHHENATMETLCKLHGWGVRDYPRRVYDAVLFSNELDILAVRWRELYPYITQFVLLESNSTFTGLPKPLVFAAHRDEFEFVEPRLTYGSLGGRFVKGQNPFYEEAYQRVALDQLLRIAGITDDDLLLMSDVDEIPSRHTINLLRWCDEVPKILHLRLKNYLYSFEFLVDNKSWRASVHRYETGKTRYAHYRQSDEILADAGWHCSFCFRRISEFIFKMKAYSHNDRVRFSHFLNPKRVQRVICKGADLFDMLPEEYTFKDIIGKMGPIPHSFSAVHLPSYLLENAEKYRFLLPGNCVRESE; from the exons ATGTGGTGGATGATGGGAGAAGCAGGTGGGCATTACTGTTCTAAGAAGACTGATTCCATCTGTGGTGGTGTTTGTAGTCAG GAAACTGGTAGATTCTTCAGCTTCTCCAGACTCTGCTGCGCTCTCCGCGGCGTCGACATGAAGACATACATCTTCCTACTAGTCATCGTCCCGACATGCGTCCTCGCCGGCTACATCCACGGCCAGAAGATCTCCTACTTCCTCCGCCCTTTATGGGAATCCCCTCCCAAACCCTTCCACGACATCCCTCACTACCACCACGAGAACGCCACCATGGAGACTCTCTGCAAGCTCCACGGCTGGGGAGTACGTGACTACCCTCGACGAGTCTACGACGCCGTTTTATTCAGCAACGAGCTCGACATCCTCGCTGTTCGTTGGAGAGAGCTCTACCCTTACATCACTCAGTTCGTCCTCTTAGAATCAAACTCCACCTTCACAGGCCTCCCTAAGCCTCTCGTATTCGCAGCTCACAGGGACGAGTTCGAGTTCGTGGAGCCGCGTCTCACTTACGGCTCCCTCGGTGGGAGGTTCGTCAAGGGGCAGAACCCTTTCTACGAGGAGGCATATCAGCGTGTAGCTCTTGATCAGCTTCTGAGGATCGCGGGGATCACTGATGATGACTTGCTGCTGATGTCTGACGTCGACGAGATCCCGAGTAGACACACTATAAACCTCTTGAGATGGTGTGACGAGGTGCCTAAGATACTTCACCTGAGGCTCAAGAACTATCTTTACTCCTTTGAGTTCTTGGTTGATAACAAGAGCTGGAGAGCTTCTGTGCATAGGTACGAGACGGGGAAGACGCGGTACGCTCATTACCGTCAGAGCGATGAGATCTTGGCGGATGCCGGGTGGCATTGCAGCTTTTGCTTTCGGAGGATTAGTGAGTTTATATTCAAGATGAAGGCTTATAGTCATAATGATAGAGTGAGGTTTAGTCATTTCTTGAATCCTAAGAGAGTTCAGAGAGTTATATGCAAAGGAGCTGATCTTTTCGATATGTTACCTGAGGAGTATACGTTTAAGGATATTATAGGGAAGATGGGTCCGATTCCTCATTCTTTCTCGGCTGTTCATCTTCCTTCTTATCTGCTTGAGAACGCAGAGAAGTATAGGTTTCTCTTGCCGGGGAATTGTGTAAGAGAAAGCGAATGA